The DNA region AGCGCCTGCCTTTTTTCTGTGCCCTTCAGCGAAATTCGTGTACAATCTTTGGCTTAATTTAACAGTCACACTGAAGCTATGAAGTTATCAGAAATCAACGCCTTGATGGCCGACGACATGACCGGAGTGAACCAACTAATTGGTGCAGAACTTCAGTCAGATGTTGCTCTTATCAATCAATTGGGTCTGTATATTGTGAACAGTGGCGGCAAACGTCTACGTCCGCTACTTGCTGTCACCGCCGCGCGCGCCGTAAATTACGAAGGGCAGGGGCATCTAACCCTCGCGACCATCATTGAGTTTATTCACACCGCGACCCTGTTGCACGACGATGTCGTTGATGCATCAGAGCTACGTCGCGGTAAAGAAACTGCCAACGCTGTATTTGGTAACGAAGCGAGCGTATTAGTTGGCGATTTCTTGTATACCCGCGCATTTCAGTTGATGGTGACGTTGAATTCGATGAAGGTGATGAAGATTCTCGCCGATGCAACCAATATCATTTCAGAGGGTGAGGTGTTGCAGTTGATGAACTGTAATGACCCAGACACTACTGAAACGAGCTATTTTGACGTTATTTACGGTAAAACAGGTAAACTCTTTGAAGCCGCCACGCAACTCGGTGCCGTTCTTGCTGAACAACCACAAGAAGTAGAAGATGCGCTTGCAGCTTATGGTCGACATCTTGGCACCGCTTTCCAATTAGTGGACGACTTACTTGATTACACTGCCGATAGCGAAACTATGGGTAAACAAGCCGGTGATGACTTAGCTGAAGGTAAGCCAACATTGCCATTGCTTTACGCTATGTGGCATGGCAATGACCAGGAAGCAGCAATGATTCGTCTTGCGATTGAACAAGGTGATGGCCGTGACCAATTGCAGCAAGTACTTGCAGCAATGCAGCGCACGGGCGCACTGGAATACACGCGTAATCGTGCTTTAAAAGAGGCGGAGTTAGCGCAGCAGCAACTGGCGCATTTGCCGGCGTCGCCGTATCGCGAGGCGCTGCACGCCCTCGCTGCTATCGCCGTCGACCGCATCGCTTAGAACCGTTACTCGTTATTGGTTACTCGTTACTCGAAAAACAAAACGAACGAATAACGAATAACGAATAACGTACTTTACTCACGCAGCGAGTTTATGTACAATTCGCGCCCTGAATTTAATTCAAATAAAGACCCCTCGGGGAAAATCGGAGAAAGACATGTACGCAGTATTCCAAAGTGGCGGTAAGCAACACCGTGTAACTGAAGGCCAAATCGTCCGCCTGGAAAAACTGGAAGCGGCCACTGGTGATGTGGTTGAGTTCGATCAAGTGTTAATGCTATCGAACGGTGACGACGTGAAAATCGGCGCACCTTTTGTTTCTGGTGGATCTATCAAGGCGGAAGTTATCAACCACGGTCGTGGCGACAAAGTGAACATTATCAAGTTCCGTCGTCGTAAGCACCACATGAAACGCCAAGGTCATCGTCAGTGGTTCACCGAAGTGAAAATCACTGGTATTAACGGTTAATTGAAGGAGTAACGACACATGGCACACAAAAAAGCCGCAGGTTCAACTCGTAACGGTCGTGACTCAGAAAGTAAACGTCTGGGTGTTAAGCGCTTCGGTGGTGAGTCAGTATTAGCTGGTAGCATCATCGTTCGTCAACGTGGTACTAAATTCCACGCTGGTGACAACGTCGGTATCGGCCGTGACCACACTTTGTTCGCATTAGCGGACGGTAAAGTTTCTTTTGCGGAGAAAGGTCCAAACAACCGCAAATACGTTAGCATCGTTACTGAATAATTTCAGTTAGAAAGCTAGCGAAGAGATAAGAAACCCCGTCCGGAGTGGCGGGGTTTTTTCATGTAAGCAGGTAGGTTAAATCATGAAGTTTGTAGATGAAGTCGAAATTCGCGTAGAAGCAGGCGACGGCGGTAACGGCGTAGTCAGTTTTCGACGTGAAAAATATATCCCCAAAGGCGGTCCCGATGGCGGTGACGGTGGCGATGGCGGCGACGTTTATCTAGAAGCCGATGAAAACCTAAACACGCTAATCGACTATCGCTTTGAGCGTTTCCACCGTGCGCAACGTGGTGAAAATGGTCATGGCAAAAACTGTACCGGTAAACGCGGTTCAGACTTAGTTTTAAAAGTGCCTGTAGGTACGCGAGCGACCGATCAAGAAACCGGTGAAGTGCTGGGCGATTTAACTCGTCACGGCTTACGTCGCATGGTCGCCAAAGGTGGTTTCCACGGTTTGGGTAATGCACGTTTTAAAAGCTCAACCAACCGCGCACCACGTCAAAAAACTATGGGTACGCCAGGTGAGATACGTACATTGAAGCTTGAGCTAATGCTTCTTGCCGATGTTGGTTTACTTGGTATGCCGAACGCTGGTAAATCAACATTTATACGTTCCGTGTCAGCAGCAAAACCAAAGGTAGCCGACTACCCATTCACCACCTTGGTGCCGAACTTGGGTGTTGTGCGTCCAGTGCCACACGCAACGTTTGTCATCGCCGACATTCCTGGGCTAATTGAAGGCGCAGCTGAAGGCGCCGGTTTAGGTATTCGCTTCTTGAAACACCTTGAGCGTTGCCGTTTATTGTTGCATCTTGTTGATTTAGCACCGTATGATGAAACTGATCCAGCGGAACAAGCAGTTAAAATTGTTCATGAGCTTGAAAAGTACAGCCCAGAACTTGCTGCCAAACCGCGTTGGTTAGTGGTGAATAAAGTCGATTTGCTCAGCGAAGAGCAAATTGCCGAAGGCATCGAGCGCGTTAAAGAAGCGCTGGATTGGGACGGTCCGGTTTATCAAATCTCAGGCCTGTCGAACATTGGTACCGATGCGCTGTGTAAAGAAATCATCGCCTATCTAGAAACGTTGCCGAAGCAATCGCCAGAAGAAATGGAAGCTGAAGCGAAGGCGAGCGTTGAATTTAAGTGGGATGACTATCACAAGCAGCAGCTTGAAGCGTTCGAAGACGAAGATGACGACGATGATGACTTCGACGACGACGATTACGACGTGGAAGTGATCTACCAAAAGTAAAAACGTTACTCGTTATTCGTTATTGGTTACTCGAAAAACCAAAAGACAATGCGCATAGAAGTGAGCAAATACGTTTGCGATTTCAAGAGCGCGCTGAAGCCACGAATAACGAATAACGAACAACGAATAACGATTTGGGGGGTGAGATGCATATTGCTTTAGTTGCGGCCATGGCGGCCAATCGCGTCATCGGAAAAGACGGCAAAATGCCTTGGCACCTCCCTGCCGAACTGCAACACTTCAAACGCATTACCCTCGGTAAGCCCGTTGTCATGGGTCGCACCACCTACGAATCCATTGGGCGTCCGTTGCCAGGACGCACCAATATTGTTCTCAGTCGCAAACACCAGCAGCCTTATACTGACGAGCAGGGCGTGGTTTGGGTTAATAGCCCTGAGCTTGCTGTGCAGGTGGCCGGCCATACTGAAGAGCTGATGGTGATTGGTGGTGGACATGTTTACGCCGAGTTTTTGCCACATGCACACCGATTATATCTTACCCAGATTCAATTAGAGACTGAGGGCGATACGTTTTTCCCCGACTATCACGCCGAAGCAACTTGGGAACTGACTGAGTCGGTAGAGCATCCTGCCGATGATAAGAATCCTCACGCATTTGTAACAGAAGTTTACGAACGTCAAGATGAGCCTCGCTAACGCAATAAAAGTGTAAAGATTGCGTTAACAAGTGGCGACTTTTAACATTTTAATCCGTTGCAGACGCTAGAACGCCTCGTTAACATACCTTTCAAATAATAGTTTAGTGATAATGTATGAAAGGTTTTGGGATGGCTCGCACGAGCTTCATAATAACAATGAGCATGGGTCTAGTGATGACTAGCGGAGCAGCGGTGGCACAATCAATGTTACCGAGCTTCGGTGATGATGTGGCGTTGTTGTTTTGCAGCCAAGTTCGGCACAACAATGCCAGTGAATTTCGTAACAAGTTGCGCGAATATCGTCTGCGTATTCGCGACATTTATCCCCACATTCGCTGTAATGGCGAAACCATGATTCAATTCGCTCAGCGCAATGGCTCGTTTGAGATTGGTCGTTTCATTGCCTATAGCGTTCTTATCGACGACTTACATAAACTTGGCGATGCCACATGGGCACAAAACTTACCTCAACAGAACCGTATCCGCCAAGTGATTGATGAACGGTTGGAACACCTATCTCAGTAAAAAATAAAACAAACTTTTACAGTTTGTTGCTTTCCAGCTACCACGTAGTCGGGATAAACTGGGGTGAATTGTTACAACCGGATAACAAATCATGCTAAATAAGGGAATATCAGCCGTAGCTATTTTGCTAGGCGGAACACTCTACCTAAGCGTTACCAATGCTTTATATGCAGCAACGCAAGACCCTGCGGCGCAGACAACTGCTCCGGCATCACAGCAAAAACCATTAGCTTCGTGCTACCTGAAGAACATAAGTGAGCAGGTTTTATGTGGCACACTCATGGTTCCTGAGAACTACGATCAACCAAATCAGCGACAAATTCCTATCAACTATGCTGTTTTGCCCGCCGTAAGCGAAAATAAAAAGGCCGACCCGCTATTGATTTTAGCTGGTGGTCCAGGACAAGCCGCTACCGAACTGGCAGCAATGATTAACCGTATGTTTAGCGATGTGCGGAAGCAACGAGATATTTTGTTGATTGATCAGCGCGGTACCGGTAAGTCGAACCCACTGAGTTGCGAATTAAGTCATGTTGATGAGTTGGTTAAGGCCGATGATGATATTGAGCTCTCGCGCATTGCGGGTGAGTGTTTGGCTAAATATACTGACGAAGACCTGACGCAATACCATACAGTAAATGCAATTCGCGATTTTGAAGCCGTTCGAGAGCATTTAGGCTATCAGCAGGTCAACCTGTATGGTGGTTCATATGGCTCTCGCGCAGGCTTGGTATATATGCGAGAGGCGCCAGAGTCGGTGCGCGCAGCTGTACTTGATGCCGTTGCGCCTCCGGAAGTCGTCGTTGGCCCGTTTGGCCGCCACGGCGCTGATTCGTTTGAGTTATTACTCGAGCAATGTGCGAACTCCAAAGCCTGTGAGTCGACATTCCCTAATTTAAAAACAACCTACGCCGAGACGCTTGAGCAACTTGAAGCTAACCCGGTTCCATTAACGGTCAACGACCCGTTAACGAATAAGCCAACGGATATTTTAATTACTGCAGGCCGTTTTACTTCAGTCATGCGGGTGGGCTTATATCATCCAGTCACCAGACAATTACTGCCTTATGCAATTCAAGAAACCCATCGTGGTAATTACACGCCTTTAGTTGGTTTGATTGGCAGTAGCATGTCGCAATCGGAAATGTATATGGGGTTAACATTGTCGGTGTTGTGCAGTGAAGACTTACCTCGTGCAACCGACGAGCTTTTAGCCGAGGACGGTGCCAATGATTTTATCGGTAGTCGCACTGCGGACGCATTTATTGAAATGTGTTCTGTATGGCCATCGGTACCTCGTCCTGAGTCTTGGTTTGCGCCGGTAGAAAGTGATATTCCAAGTTTATTACTTTCTGGACGTCATGACCCGGTAACGCCTCCAACATGGGGCGCACTGGCGGCACAAACCCTCTCGAATAGCCGCCATTTGATTGCTCCGCATGGTTCACACACGATAGCAGGGCACACTTGTGCTAATAAGTTGGCCGCTCAGTTTATCGATACATTAGATTTAGCCGCACTCAACGAAGATTGTTTGCAAAAACAAAAACCGTTGCCGTTTGTACTCAATTCGAACGGCAAAGGCCTGTAAGGTAACTGCAATGATTCAAGTGACAGAACTTCGCAAACAATTTGGTAAGGTTACCGCGCTCGACGGCCTGACGTTTACAGCACCTGAAGGTCAAATAACAGGTCTTTTAGGCCCAAATGGTGCCGGTAAAACAACCTGCTTACGTACTATTTATGGGTTATTGAAAGCGGATAGCGGACAAGCACTTATTGATGGCATTGATGCAACGAAGCAACCGTTAGAAGCGCGCCGAAATATTGGTATTTTCCCAGATAAATTTGGCTTATATGAGCGCCTGACCGCACGTGAGCAAGTTGCTTATTTTGCAGCGCTGCACGGTCTCGACAAAGACGCTGGTCAAGCAGCTGTACAAGAGGCGCTTGAGCGTTTAGATATGCTTGCCATTGCCGACCGTAAAGCTACTGGTTTCTCGCAAGGCCAGCGAATGAAAGTGGCGCTAGCACAAGCAATTGTCCACCGCCCTAAGCATCTTATTCTTGACGAGCCAAGTCGCGGCCTAGATGTAATGAGTACCCGTATTTTGCGAGACTTGCTGCGCGAGCTTCGCAGTCAAGGAACCAGTATTTTGTTCTCAAGCCACGTCATGCAAGAGGTGGCGGCATTGTGCGATCAGGTTGTTGTGGTTGCCAAAGGAAAAGTGGCTGCGCAAGGTACAACAGAAGAACTGTGTCAGTTAACTGGCGAATCAGCGCTCGAAGAAGCGTTTGTTAAAATAATCGGAACCGATGAGGGAATCGCGGCATGAGTAAGTCTGTTCGCAGTCCAATAGGAATTGTTTGGCGCAAAGAGTTAAAAGACGCAATTCGTGACAAACGCTCAGTAATGGCGGCTATGTCGTACGCTTTTTTCGGACCATTACTCATGGCGGTTGCGTTTTACGTCATGATCAGTCAACTCACTGATCCAAGCGATGTTGAAATTGACATCAAAGGCGCGGAGCACGCACCAGCCCTCATCGATTACTTACAACAGCAAGGCATTATTGAACGTGAGAAAGATTGGCCGGCAGGTCAACAGCCTATTGAGCTGGTTATTGGTGAAACTTGGGCGGAAGATATTGCAACGGCACAGCCAGCTCCAGTGACACTAACCGCTGACTTTAGTGCAACCAAACAACGTTCGGACATTCGCCGAATTGAAAAAGCCATTGAAGGTTATAGCAGTAAGCTCTCGTTTATTCGTCTGCAAATGCGCGGGCTCGATCCACGTGTGGTACAGCCGATTGATTTGGTCAAACACGATACCGCAACGAAAGGCTCTCGCTCAGCTATTTTGATGGGAAGCGTCCTGATATTCATCCTGTTGTCAGTATTCTTCTCTGGCATGAACGTTGCCATTGATATTAGCGCCGGAGAACGAGAACGTAACTCACTCGAGTTGCTGTTATCACAACCACTGAGTTCTCATCAGTTGGTATTAGGTAAGGCTTTCGCAGCAAGCTGTTTTGCCATGTTTGGTGGCGTGTTAAGTGTGGTGTTGATCCCGCTTATTTTCCGCTTCTTACCATTACACGAAATCGGCATCAGTGTTGCTATTGAATGGCCAATGATGTTGTTGATGGTGCTTATGTTGGCACCGTTAGCCCTGTTCGCAACGGCACTTCAGCTATTTGTTAGCTTCCGCGCCAAGAGCTTTAAAGAAGCGCAAACCTACATTTCGTTCTTGTTGATGCTGCCAATGTTAGCCGTATTTGGCGTTGAATTCGCGCGCCTTAAGAACCCTGTTCTTTACTATTTACCTCTAACAGGTCAGCACCAAGCATTGCTTGATATCATTAAGGGCGAAGCATTGCAGTGGTTGCCATTATTGGTCAGTGGGGTAGTTACGGCGATTGTGAGTTTGTTGATTATTCGCTTTATTGGCAAAATGCTCGCCAGCGAAAAAGTCGTCTTCGGCCTGTAAAGCAAGAGCGTTGTTCGTTATTCGTTATTCGTGGGTTCGTCTCGCTGTTGAGGTTAGAGACAAATTTGCTCATATTTCTGTGTGATCACTTTGGTTTTTCGACTAACGACTAACGACTAACGAATAACGCTGTTCCACATGTAGTAGAGCCACTGGCCGAGACGTCGCAGCTGCGGTAGCGGAAACTTCGGTAAAGGCGACTCATAGAACGGAAGCGCCGGCAACTTTTCACCCATCGCTAATTCAGCGACACGCTGCCCAGCTAACTGGGTGAACGTAACGCCAGCACCACAATAGCCCATACTAGTGAATACATTCGTAGCTGGGCTATAAATTCGCGGATAATCATCTAATGCCACTGATACCCAACCACTCCAATTGAACTCTGGTTTTTCTCGGCTTAACTGAGTTAAAGCGGGGAAAGTATCTGCCATTGCACGCAGCAAATTACGTTGATATTTCTCTTTGTGTGCGTCTTTTCCGCGAATGGCACCGCGTCCACCAAATAACAACCGGCCATCTGGTAGTAATCTGAAGTAATATTTCAGCGTACGGGTATCCATCACTAACTCATGCGGTGCAACACCTATTGCGCTGCGCTCTTCGTCAGTTAGTATGCGAGTCACAAGAACACTAGAGAGCACCGGTAAACTGCGGCCATGAATGGCTGGGTGGAGATGATTCGGCGTATAACCGTTTGTAGCAACAATTACTTTCTTAGCTCGAATAGTGCCTTTGGGTGTCGTTAAATGATGCGAATTGTCACTATCGGTTCGCCACAGCTCGACAGGCGCGTTCTCAACTAGAATGGCACCGGCTTCTGCAGCTTGACGTGCAACACTTGCCAATAGCAATAATGGATTAACCCCAAAGCTTTGCGAAAAATGGATTGCAGCGTGTGCTTGCGGGCTTTTAACCCGCTGTTGAATGGCATGATAATCCAACCACTGCGTCGTTGGTTCATACTGGCATAAAGCTTGATACTGTTGCTGAAGCTCCGGAATTGCTGCTGCTTTGTGAGCAATCTTTAAATAACCACCGCGTTGTACTTGTAGGCTCTCAGGACATGCTTTTAAGTGGCGTTCTAATCGCTGAAAAGCTAGCTGATATTCGTACTGAATACCCTGTGCAACGGCTTCGCCACGACGTTTCTTCCATGCCACATAACCTAGTCGACCAGTACCCGGCATAGCAAAGCCGGCATTGCGAGTAGAACAGCCCCAGCCAAGCTGATTGGCCTCTACCACAACCACACGCTGTTG from Pseudidiomarina andamanensis includes:
- the ispB gene encoding octaprenyl diphosphate synthase, with protein sequence MKLSEINALMADDMTGVNQLIGAELQSDVALINQLGLYIVNSGGKRLRPLLAVTAARAVNYEGQGHLTLATIIEFIHTATLLHDDVVDASELRRGKETANAVFGNEASVLVGDFLYTRAFQLMVTLNSMKVMKILADATNIISEGEVLQLMNCNDPDTTETSYFDVIYGKTGKLFEAATQLGAVLAEQPQEVEDALAAYGRHLGTAFQLVDDLLDYTADSETMGKQAGDDLAEGKPTLPLLYAMWHGNDQEAAMIRLAIEQGDGRDQLQQVLAAMQRTGALEYTRNRALKEAELAQQQLAHLPASPYREALHALAAIAVDRIA
- the rplU gene encoding 50S ribosomal protein L21, giving the protein MYAVFQSGGKQHRVTEGQIVRLEKLEAATGDVVEFDQVLMLSNGDDVKIGAPFVSGGSIKAEVINHGRGDKVNIIKFRRRKHHMKRQGHRQWFTEVKITGING
- the rpmA gene encoding 50S ribosomal protein L27, producing the protein MAHKKAAGSTRNGRDSESKRLGVKRFGGESVLAGSIIVRQRGTKFHAGDNVGIGRDHTLFALADGKVSFAEKGPNNRKYVSIVTE
- the cgtA gene encoding Obg family GTPase CgtA, producing the protein MKFVDEVEIRVEAGDGGNGVVSFRREKYIPKGGPDGGDGGDGGDVYLEADENLNTLIDYRFERFHRAQRGENGHGKNCTGKRGSDLVLKVPVGTRATDQETGEVLGDLTRHGLRRMVAKGGFHGLGNARFKSSTNRAPRQKTMGTPGEIRTLKLELMLLADVGLLGMPNAGKSTFIRSVSAAKPKVADYPFTTLVPNLGVVRPVPHATFVIADIPGLIEGAAEGAGLGIRFLKHLERCRLLLHLVDLAPYDETDPAEQAVKIVHELEKYSPELAAKPRWLVVNKVDLLSEEQIAEGIERVKEALDWDGPVYQISGLSNIGTDALCKEIIAYLETLPKQSPEEMEAEAKASVEFKWDDYHKQQLEAFEDEDDDDDDFDDDDYDVEVIYQK
- the folA gene encoding type 3 dihydrofolate reductase; translation: MHIALVAAMAANRVIGKDGKMPWHLPAELQHFKRITLGKPVVMGRTTYESIGRPLPGRTNIVLSRKHQQPYTDEQGVVWVNSPELAVQVAGHTEELMVIGGGHVYAEFLPHAHRLYLTQIQLETEGDTFFPDYHAEATWELTESVEHPADDKNPHAFVTEVYERQDEPR
- a CDS encoding DUF3718 domain-containing protein, with the protein product MTSGAAVAQSMLPSFGDDVALLFCSQVRHNNASEFRNKLREYRLRIRDIYPHIRCNGETMIQFAQRNGSFEIGRFIAYSVLIDDLHKLGDATWAQNLPQQNRIRQVIDERLEHLSQ
- a CDS encoding alpha/beta hydrolase, whose product is MLNKGISAVAILLGGTLYLSVTNALYAATQDPAAQTTAPASQQKPLASCYLKNISEQVLCGTLMVPENYDQPNQRQIPINYAVLPAVSENKKADPLLILAGGPGQAATELAAMINRMFSDVRKQRDILLIDQRGTGKSNPLSCELSHVDELVKADDDIELSRIAGECLAKYTDEDLTQYHTVNAIRDFEAVREHLGYQQVNLYGGSYGSRAGLVYMREAPESVRAAVLDAVAPPEVVVGPFGRHGADSFELLLEQCANSKACESTFPNLKTTYAETLEQLEANPVPLTVNDPLTNKPTDILITAGRFTSVMRVGLYHPVTRQLLPYAIQETHRGNYTPLVGLIGSSMSQSEMYMGLTLSVLCSEDLPRATDELLAEDGANDFIGSRTADAFIEMCSVWPSVPRPESWFAPVESDIPSLLLSGRHDPVTPPTWGALAAQTLSNSRHLIAPHGSHTIAGHTCANKLAAQFIDTLDLAALNEDCLQKQKPLPFVLNSNGKGL
- a CDS encoding ABC transporter ATP-binding protein, coding for MIQVTELRKQFGKVTALDGLTFTAPEGQITGLLGPNGAGKTTCLRTIYGLLKADSGQALIDGIDATKQPLEARRNIGIFPDKFGLYERLTAREQVAYFAALHGLDKDAGQAAVQEALERLDMLAIADRKATGFSQGQRMKVALAQAIVHRPKHLILDEPSRGLDVMSTRILRDLLRELRSQGTSILFSSHVMQEVAALCDQVVVVAKGKVAAQGTTEELCQLTGESALEEAFVKIIGTDEGIAA
- a CDS encoding ABC transporter permease, which translates into the protein MSKSVRSPIGIVWRKELKDAIRDKRSVMAAMSYAFFGPLLMAVAFYVMISQLTDPSDVEIDIKGAEHAPALIDYLQQQGIIEREKDWPAGQQPIELVIGETWAEDIATAQPAPVTLTADFSATKQRSDIRRIEKAIEGYSSKLSFIRLQMRGLDPRVVQPIDLVKHDTATKGSRSAILMGSVLIFILLSVFFSGMNVAIDISAGERERNSLELLLSQPLSSHQLVLGKAFAASCFAMFGGVLSVVLIPLIFRFLPLHEIGISVAIEWPMMLLMVLMLAPLALFATALQLFVSFRAKSFKEAQTYISFLLMLPMLAVFGVEFARLKNPVLYYLPLTGQHQALLDIIKGEALQWLPLLVSGVVTAIVSLLIIRFIGKMLASEKVVFGL
- a CDS encoding NAD(P)/FAD-dependent oxidoreductase yields the protein MYDPLHDKTPGPNQPYPASYWHTHTQTAWPQCSESLPEQADIVVIGAGYTGLNAALELAERYQQRVVVVEANQLGWGCSTRNAGFAMPGTGRLGYVAWKKRRGEAVAQGIQYEYQLAFQRLERHLKACPESLQVQRGGYLKIAHKAAAIPELQQQYQALCQYEPTTQWLDYHAIQQRVKSPQAHAAIHFSQSFGVNPLLLLASVARQAAEAGAILVENAPVELWRTDSDNSHHLTTPKGTIRAKKVIVATNGYTPNHLHPAIHGRSLPVLSSVLVTRILTDEERSAIGVAPHELVMDTRTLKYYFRLLPDGRLLFGGRGAIRGKDAHKEKYQRNLLRAMADTFPALTQLSREKPEFNWSGWVSVALDDYPRIYSPATNVFTSMGYCGAGVTFTQLAGQRVAELAMGEKLPALPFYESPLPKFPLPQLRRLGQWLYYMWNSVIR